The Paenibacillus dendritiformis region TGTACAGTCAGCTGCTTGAGGAGAGCCATCAGACGGGCGAGGAAGCAGAGGATATCCGCCACCTCGTGGCTCAGATCAAAGGTCAATCGGAAAAGCTGAATTGGCTAATCCAATCGCTGATCAAGATGTCCCGCCTGGAAACGGGGATCATCGCGATAAGAGCATCTGTCCACCCGGTGCTGCAGACGATAACCGGAGCCGTATCGCAGATTTACGCCGGAGCGGAACAAAAGCATATCGAGATCGCGATATGCTGCAATACAGAAACGGCAGCCAGTCATGATCGGAAATGGACGGGCGAGGCACTGTTTAACATTTTGGAAAATGCGGTCAAGTATAGTGAGCCTGGGGGACGAATCCATATTTCAGCCCATTCCGGAGAAATGTTCTGCCGCATCGACATCGCCGATCAGGGCATCGGCATCGAAGAGAGCGAACTGAACCTTATTTTCCAGCGTTTTTACCGATGCAAAAAGGCGGCGGAATATGAAGGCGTGGGCATTGGCTTGTATCTGGCCAGGGAAATCATCACCTCCCAGGGCGGGTATATCCGGGCTGCTTCGACACCGGGGGAGGGGACGGTGTTCTCGGTGTTCTTGCCGGCGGTGTAGGCGAATGTGTCAACACTGTTATATTTCAGACACGGGAATGTTAGATTCGTGTGCTACATTTAGTCTGTACCTAGGATACAGACTATTTATTTTGGGGAGATGACCGTCTTGCCAATCCTGGAAGTTGACAATCTGAAGAAATATTACGGCAAAGGGGAACCGATCGTAAAAGCGCTCGACGGCATTTCCCTGACCGTAGAGAAGGGCGAGTTCGTGGCCATCGTCGGCACGAGCGGCAGCGGCAAAAGCACGCTGCTTCATATGCTCGGCGGGCTGGACCGGGCGACGGAAGGCAAGGTTTACGTGGACGGGAACGATATTTTCG contains the following coding sequences:
- a CDS encoding sensor histidine kinase codes for the protein MNKRLEFEFKRIYIIFSSIFLLLVLGYVSGMLYITGFDGAAGWLSFWFAAAMLVTGGAWIWMLQLKVAAVIHTVHDIVDGAMSGRERITGYAETSLSALEHKLIRYIDVSKTHEKANKEEKNNIKALISDISHQTKTPLSNIVLYSQLLEESHQTGEEAEDIRHLVAQIKGQSEKLNWLIQSLIKMSRLETGIIAIRASVHPVLQTITGAVSQIYAGAEQKHIEIAICCNTETAASHDRKWTGEALFNILENAVKYSEPGGRIHISAHSGEMFCRIDIADQGIGIEESELNLIFQRFYRCKKAAEYEGVGIGLYLAREIITSQGGYIRAASTPGEGTVFSVFLPAV